The Candidatus Accumulibacter similis genome has a segment encoding these proteins:
- a CDS encoding FAD-dependent oxidoreductase — protein MDSAQRIAVVGSGISGLASAWLLSQRHVVTLYEAGNYLGGHSNTVDVTFDGSTHAVDTGFLVYNTRTYPHLTALFAHLKVASIESEMSFSVSLENPQLEWAGSSLATVFGQKRNLLRRDFWRMLSDILRFNRESVAWLKQYPEYDGSLREFLAAGGYSRPFAEWYLLPMAAAIWSCPARQMLDYPLTSFIRFCRNHGLLQVFDRPRWRTVSGGARDYVRKLAAGLADVRLATPVRGVQRGGHGLQLATDVAVERYDQVVLACHSDQALAILGDSATEAEASLLGAIRYAPNRAVLHTDRLLLPRSPALWSAWNYLSSNHELDGRPVSVSYLINRLQPLPFRTPLLVSLNPQREPRADRVIAEFDYEHPIFDQAAIAAQRDLPRISGASGVWFAGAWNGYGFHEDGLRSALRVANALGCRAPWQSPTVVPAPLPAPSQAGLAA, from the coding sequence ATGGACTCCGCTCAGCGCATCGCCGTCGTCGGCTCTGGAATCTCTGGCCTGGCCAGCGCCTGGCTACTCTCGCAACGGCATGTGGTGACCCTCTACGAGGCCGGCAACTACCTCGGCGGTCACAGCAATACCGTCGACGTGACGTTCGACGGCAGCACCCATGCGGTCGATACCGGATTCCTGGTCTACAACACTCGCACCTACCCGCACCTGACCGCACTGTTTGCGCATCTCAAGGTAGCGTCGATCGAAAGCGAGATGTCGTTCTCGGTCAGCCTCGAGAATCCGCAACTGGAATGGGCGGGCAGCAGCCTCGCCACCGTCTTCGGGCAGAAGCGCAACCTGCTGCGCCGCGACTTCTGGCGCATGCTGTCCGACATCCTGCGCTTCAACCGCGAGAGTGTCGCCTGGCTCAAGCAGTATCCGGAGTATGACGGCAGCCTGCGCGAATTCCTCGCTGCCGGCGGCTATTCGCGACCGTTTGCCGAATGGTACCTGCTGCCGATGGCGGCCGCCATCTGGTCCTGTCCGGCACGACAGATGCTCGACTATCCGCTCACCAGTTTCATCCGCTTCTGCCGCAACCACGGCCTGCTGCAGGTGTTCGACCGGCCTCGCTGGCGCACGGTCAGCGGCGGTGCCCGCGACTACGTGCGCAAGCTCGCCGCCGGCCTCGCCGACGTGCGTCTGGCGACGCCGGTACGCGGCGTGCAGCGCGGTGGGCATGGGCTGCAGCTCGCAACCGACGTCGCTGTCGAGCGCTACGACCAGGTGGTGCTTGCCTGCCACAGCGACCAGGCTCTGGCGATCCTCGGCGACTCGGCAACGGAAGCTGAAGCATCGCTCCTCGGAGCGATCCGCTATGCGCCGAACCGCGCCGTCCTGCATACCGACCGCTTGCTGCTGCCGCGTTCGCCGGCCCTGTGGTCCGCGTGGAACTACCTGTCGAGCAACCACGAGCTGGATGGGCGGCCGGTCAGCGTCTCCTACCTGATCAATCGCCTGCAGCCGCTGCCGTTCCGCACGCCCTTGCTGGTTTCCCTGAATCCGCAGCGCGAGCCCCGCGCCGACAGAGTGATCGCCGAGTTCGACTACGAGCACCCGATCTTCGACCAGGCGGCGATCGCCGCGCAGCGCGACTTGCCCCGGATCTCCGGCGCCAGCGGCGTTTGGTTTGCCGGCGCCTGGAACGGCTACGGCTTCCACGAGGACGGGCTGCGGTCGGCACTGCGCGTGGCCAATGCACTCGGCTGCCGGGCACCCTGGCAATCACCGACCGTGGTGCCAGCCCCATTGCCGGCACCTTCGCAAGCCGGGCTCGCGGCATGA
- a CDS encoding DUF1365 domain-containing protein encodes MSAPAASLFVGQVMHRRLRPVCNRFVYPVYYCLLPLTRVDAAGSFLFSINRRNVFSFHYADHGARDGSHPLHWIRQLLQRRGIAADGEIWLQCFPRVLGYVFNPVSFWFCNDGNDELVAVLAEVNNTFGERHLYLLAHADGRPIRDGETIERSKVFHVSPFIAVAGHYRFRFHARAGRRLARIEHADAGGDLLHTSISGAAQPLRTGPLLRAFCRLPLLTIGIVLRIHWQALRLWLRRVPFFAKPQPPAEELSS; translated from the coding sequence ATGAGCGCGCCGGCTGCCAGCCTATTCGTCGGGCAGGTGATGCACCGGCGGCTGCGGCCCGTGTGCAATCGCTTCGTCTATCCCGTGTACTACTGCCTCCTGCCGCTGACGCGCGTAGACGCGGCGGGAAGCTTCCTGTTCTCGATCAATCGGCGCAATGTGTTCAGCTTCCATTATGCCGACCATGGTGCCCGTGACGGTTCGCACCCGCTCCACTGGATCCGGCAGTTGCTGCAGCGGCGCGGAATCGCCGCCGACGGCGAGATCTGGCTGCAGTGCTTTCCGCGCGTTCTTGGCTATGTCTTCAACCCGGTCAGCTTCTGGTTCTGCAACGATGGCAACGACGAACTGGTCGCCGTCCTCGCCGAGGTCAACAACACCTTCGGCGAACGTCATCTGTACCTCCTGGCGCACGCCGACGGCCGGCCGATCCGCGATGGCGAGACGATCGAACGCAGCAAGGTCTTCCATGTCTCGCCATTCATCGCGGTGGCCGGTCACTACCGTTTTCGCTTCCACGCCCGCGCTGGCCGCCGACTGGCGCGAATCGAGCACGCCGATGCCGGCGGTGACCTCCTGCACACTTCGATTTCCGGTGCGGCGCAGCCGTTGCGCACCGGTCCGCTTCTGCGCGCCTTCTGCCGACTGCCGTTGCTGACCATCGGCATCGTCCTGCGCATCCACTGGCAGGCGCTGCGGCTCTGGCTGAGGCGCGTGCCCTTCTTCGCCAAGCCACAACCTCCCGCCGAGGAACTCTCGTCATGA
- a CDS encoding class I SAM-dependent methyltransferase, giving the protein MNALDNVLRLPLASSPVARLPRSARIVLALLDTMQLGSLEIRLPDGSTVHSGRPGTGTAAVEIASWTVFDRILERGDVGFAEAFIDRDWHSPDLVALLTLLANNRQHIAGAVYGRWWSLLAARLRHLFNANTRSGSRRNIMAHYDLGNDFYRLWLDPTMSYSSALYADDAPLALAGAQLAKYRRILQRLHARPGQRVLEIGCGWGGFAETAAREADLRVVGLTLSPAQAEFARRRMHAAGIADQVRIELCDYRDVGAQRFDHLVSIEMFEAVGERWWPTYFGTLKRLLAADGRALVQSITIRDDLFARYRRGTDFIQQHVFPGGMLPSRTAFRQGAAAAGLFVHDAFGFGNDYARTLAEWSARFERQWTRIAALGFDERFRQLWRFYLAYCQAGFSSKCTDVVQFELRHAP; this is encoded by the coding sequence ATGAACGCACTGGACAACGTCCTCCGCCTTCCCCTTGCATCCAGCCCAGTCGCACGCCTGCCACGAAGCGCCCGCATCGTCCTTGCGCTGCTCGACACGATGCAGCTCGGCAGCCTCGAAATCCGGCTCCCGGACGGCTCGACGGTACACAGCGGCCGGCCGGGAACCGGCACGGCGGCAGTCGAGATCGCTTCATGGACCGTTTTCGACCGCATCCTGGAACGTGGTGACGTTGGCTTCGCCGAGGCCTTCATCGACCGCGATTGGCACAGCCCGGACCTTGTTGCATTGCTGACCCTGCTGGCGAACAACCGGCAGCACATTGCCGGTGCCGTCTATGGCCGCTGGTGGAGCCTGCTCGCGGCACGCCTGCGGCACCTCTTCAATGCCAACACCCGCTCGGGCTCACGGCGCAACATCATGGCGCACTACGATCTCGGCAACGACTTCTATCGACTGTGGCTCGATCCGACGATGAGCTACTCGAGCGCACTCTATGCCGATGATGCGCCACTCGCGCTCGCCGGCGCACAGCTTGCCAAGTATCGACGCATCCTGCAGCGCCTGCACGCGCGTCCGGGCCAGCGCGTCCTCGAGATCGGCTGCGGCTGGGGCGGCTTCGCCGAAACCGCGGCGCGGGAAGCCGATCTGCGGGTAGTCGGTCTGACGCTGTCGCCGGCGCAGGCCGAATTCGCCCGCCGGCGGATGCACGCTGCCGGCATCGCTGACCAGGTCAGGATCGAACTGTGCGACTACCGCGACGTCGGCGCACAGCGGTTCGATCACCTCGTATCGATCGAGATGTTCGAGGCTGTCGGCGAACGTTGGTGGCCGACCTACTTCGGTACCCTGAAGCGGCTGTTGGCTGCCGATGGCCGCGCCCTCGTGCAGAGCATCACGATCCGCGACGATCTCTTCGCGCGCTACCGGCGTGGCACCGACTTCATCCAGCAGCACGTCTTTCCCGGCGGCATGCTGCCGAGCCGCACCGCCTTCAGGCAGGGGGCGGCGGCAGCCGGTCTTTTCGTGCATGATGCCTTCGGCTTCGGCAACGACTACGCGCGCACGCTGGCCGAATGGTCCGCCCGTTTCGAACGGCAGTGGACACGCATTGCCGCGCTCGGTTTCGACGAGCGCTTCCGGCAACTGTGGCGCTTCTATCTTGCCTACTGCCAGGCGGGCTTCAGCAGCAAGTGCACCGACGTCGTCCAGTTCGAACTGCGGCACGCGCCATGA
- a CDS encoding chalcone isomerase family protein — MKTLLALLMFFGSTAASALPEDLRNGDPGWRQWGSGDMSWFGIALYRATFWVRGDAADNPPETWASALQLDYRRDIARERLVDTSIDEMRRLGAREAQLERWRPELLRVFPDVREGDSIVGLHIPGRGAIFYHRGRPTGEVLDADFARHFFAIWLDPRTRSPALRAALLRRPGT; from the coding sequence ATGAAGACACTGCTGGCGCTCCTGATGTTCTTTGGCAGCACCGCTGCGAGCGCGCTGCCGGAAGATCTGCGCAACGGCGATCCCGGCTGGCGACAATGGGGCAGCGGCGATATGAGCTGGTTCGGTATAGCCCTCTATCGGGCCACCTTCTGGGTGCGCGGCGATGCGGCCGACAATCCGCCGGAGACCTGGGCATCGGCGCTGCAACTCGACTACCGCCGCGACATCGCGCGTGAGCGCCTCGTCGATACCAGCATCGACGAAATGCGCCGTCTTGGCGCCCGTGAAGCCCAGCTCGAACGCTGGCGACCCGAGCTGCTCCGCGTCTTCCCCGACGTGCGCGAGGGCGACAGCATTGTCGGTCTGCACATCCCCGGTCGCGGAGCCATCTTCTATCATCGCGGCCGCCCGACTGGCGAGGTGCTCGATGCCGACTTCGCGCGCCACTTCTTCGCCATCTGGCTCGATCCGCGCACTCGCAGTCCGGCGCTGCGCGCGGCGCTCCTCAGGCGGCCCGGGACATGA
- a CDS encoding MFS transporter: MSRSPDCAVLPAALPRSALLAYGALGLPLAMAALPVYVYVPRLYAEAAGMSLSLLGALLLGARLLDAAIDPLLGAWSDRSRRRQRLILFALPGLAIGMLALLHPPSTAAPLWLLASLLLTYFAFSLASVAHQAWGAELGSNTAERTRLTASREGFGLLRVIVAAALPGLLSSDLAQGLSGFARLFPLLLLMLASWTLLATPAAGGRTPLRASLLGDLGSVLGDRRFRQLLLVFVLNGIAAALPATLVLFFVADVLQADAWSGAFLALYFASAVAFLPLWVGLARRFGRVRSWLLSMLVAVASFVWAAGLGAGDLWPFALVCLLSGAALGADLTMPPALLADMSEQPSQGCGERPGRARAGAYFGWWNLVAKLNLALAAGLSLPLLDLVGYRPGTAGDTAGLVAVYCLLPLAFKGGAALLAWRWRDSLEMGR; this comes from the coding sequence ATGAGCCGGTCACCGGACTGCGCCGTCCTGCCGGCTGCCCTGCCGCGGAGCGCGCTGCTGGCCTACGGTGCCCTCGGCCTGCCGCTGGCGATGGCGGCCCTGCCGGTCTATGTCTACGTGCCGCGCCTCTATGCGGAGGCCGCCGGCATGAGCCTGAGTCTGCTGGGCGCGCTTCTGCTGGGCGCGCGCCTCCTCGACGCCGCCATCGACCCGCTCCTCGGCGCCTGGAGCGACCGCTCCCGTCGCCGTCAACGTCTGATCCTGTTCGCCCTGCCTGGCCTCGCCATCGGCATGCTGGCACTGCTGCATCCGCCGTCGACGGCAGCCCCGTTGTGGCTGCTGGCCTCACTGCTGCTGACCTACTTTGCCTTCTCGCTCGCCAGCGTCGCCCACCAGGCCTGGGGTGCGGAGCTTGGCAGCAACACCGCTGAGCGGACGCGCCTGACCGCCAGCCGCGAGGGCTTCGGCCTGCTTCGTGTCATCGTCGCGGCGGCCCTGCCCGGATTGCTGTCGAGCGACCTGGCGCAGGGACTCTCGGGTTTCGCCAGGCTCTTCCCGTTGCTGCTGCTGATGCTGGCGAGCTGGACGCTGCTGGCGACGCCGGCGGCGGGGGGCCGGACGCCGTTGCGCGCCAGCCTTCTCGGCGACCTCGGCAGCGTTCTCGGCGACCGCCGCTTCCGGCAGCTGCTCCTGGTCTTCGTGCTCAACGGCATCGCCGCAGCGTTGCCCGCAACGCTGGTTCTGTTCTTCGTTGCCGACGTACTGCAGGCGGACGCCTGGAGCGGCGCCTTCCTGGCGCTCTACTTTGCCAGCGCCGTCGCCTTCCTGCCGCTCTGGGTGGGACTCGCGCGCCGCTTCGGGCGTGTCCGGTCCTGGCTGCTGTCGATGCTGGTCGCCGTCGCTTCCTTCGTCTGGGCTGCCGGTCTCGGCGCAGGTGACCTCTGGCCCTTTGCGCTCGTCTGCCTGCTCTCCGGCGCCGCCCTTGGCGCCGATCTGACGATGCCCCCGGCGCTGCTTGCCGACATGTCTGAACAGCCGTCGCAAGGTTGCGGGGAACGCCCCGGCCGGGCGCGCGCCGGTGCCTACTTCGGCTGGTGGAATCTGGTTGCCAAGCTCAATCTCGCCCTTGCCGCGGGCCTTTCGCTGCCGTTGCTGGACCTCGTCGGCTATCGCCCGGGCACTGCCGGGGACACTGCCGGTCTGGTCGCTGTGTACTGCCTGCTGCCGCTTGCCTTCAAGGGTGGCGCCGCGCTCCTCGCCTGGCGCTGGCGGGACTCGCTGGAGATGGGGCGATGA